The following coding sequences are from one uncultured Desulfobacter sp. window:
- a CDS encoding aldehyde ferredoxin oxidoreductase family protein, translating to MKGFFNRILYVDLSNQKAEINTVDQSVYEKFLGGKGLATWLLTELNPPGVDPLSPENRLIFATGAVTGTATWGSSRYGVFTKSPLTGLYAESYSGGKVPEAIAAAGFDAIVVHGRADGPTLMEITPEGAFFHDAGHLAGKDTFETESAVKAEFSGKYSKGWKTGISVIGPAAEAGVKFSIIKNDGWRCAGRAGTGTVMGSKNLKAIVFSGNKKREVFDKKGLIQLAKEMAAAAKDHPVVQAYKSMGTSQMVKVMNNAGAFPTRYWTKGYAPHWEKISADALHSQCDVTPHACAKCYLSCGRMTKVMQGPHKGLVLEGPEYETLYTFGGLCMIEEIEEIVRLNHVCDSLGIDTITAGNMASFAMMAYEQGKSDYAIQFGDAQAIEDLLVKIVTNEPGIGQTLAQGIRHAAEVYGLEDEAIHVKGMEPAGYEPRVLKGMGLAYASSDRGACHLRATFYKPELAGMIDPKQTEGKAKLFIDFEDRLTLFDTLILCKFYRDLYPWELLGEMITAATGIDGSKENLSAIALNVATKAREFNLREGMTPSDETLTPAFFKPLEDSGATLTQDEMDFMLNDYQKLRNWN from the coding sequence ATGAAAGGTTTTTTTAATCGGATCCTTTATGTGGATCTGTCTAATCAGAAAGCTGAGATCAATACCGTAGATCAATCGGTTTATGAAAAATTTTTAGGCGGAAAGGGGCTTGCCACCTGGCTGCTGACGGAACTGAACCCGCCGGGTGTTGATCCCCTTTCACCGGAGAACCGGCTGATATTTGCCACGGGCGCCGTGACCGGCACCGCCACCTGGGGCAGTTCCAGGTACGGTGTTTTTACAAAGTCCCCGTTGACCGGTCTTTATGCCGAGTCCTATTCGGGCGGCAAGGTCCCTGAAGCCATTGCCGCGGCAGGTTTTGACGCCATTGTCGTCCATGGCCGGGCAGATGGCCCGACCCTGATGGAGATCACCCCGGAAGGTGCCTTTTTTCACGACGCCGGCCACCTTGCCGGCAAAGATACCTTTGAGACCGAATCCGCCGTTAAGGCCGAATTCAGCGGGAAATATTCCAAAGGCTGGAAAACCGGAATCAGCGTGATCGGCCCTGCGGCCGAGGCCGGTGTCAAATTTTCCATCATCAAAAACGATGGATGGCGGTGTGCAGGTCGTGCCGGTACCGGGACGGTCATGGGATCAAAAAACCTTAAGGCCATTGTTTTTTCCGGCAACAAAAAACGGGAGGTCTTTGATAAAAAAGGGCTGATTCAACTGGCCAAGGAGATGGCCGCAGCGGCCAAAGATCATCCGGTGGTACAGGCCTATAAATCCATGGGAACCTCCCAGATGGTCAAGGTCATGAACAATGCCGGTGCCTTTCCCACCCGGTACTGGACCAAAGGGTACGCCCCCCATTGGGAAAAAATATCGGCAGACGCCCTGCACAGCCAATGTGATGTCACCCCGCACGCCTGCGCCAAATGCTATCTTTCCTGCGGCCGGATGACCAAGGTCATGCAGGGCCCCCACAAGGGACTGGTGTTGGAGGGGCCGGAGTACGAAACCCTGTACACCTTTGGCGGCTTGTGCATGATAGAAGAAATTGAAGAGATTGTCCGCCTCAACCATGTCTGTGACAGTTTAGGCATCGACACGATTACGGCCGGGAATATGGCCTCCTTTGCCATGATGGCATATGAACAGGGAAAATCCGACTATGCCATCCAATTTGGTGATGCCCAGGCCATCGAAGACCTGCTGGTTAAAATTGTGACCAATGAACCGGGTATCGGCCAAACCCTGGCCCAGGGCATTCGCCATGCGGCAGAGGTTTATGGGCTGGAGGACGAAGCCATTCATGTCAAGGGCATGGAGCCAGCGGGCTACGAGCCCAGGGTGCTTAAGGGCATGGGCCTGGCCTATGCATCTTCCGACCGGGGCGCATGCCATCTGCGGGCGACGTTTTACAAACCGGAACTGGCAGGCATGATTGATCCCAAACAGACCGAGGGCAAGGCAAAACTCTTTATTGATTTTGAAGACAGACTCACCTTGTTTGACACCTTGATTTTATGCAAGTTTTACCGGGATCTGTACCCCTGGGAACTGCTTGGAGAGATGATCACGGCGGCAACAGGTATCGATGGATCAAAGGAGAACCTGTCCGCCATCGCCCTGAACGTAGCAACCAAGGCCCGGGAATTCAACCTGCGGGAAGGCATGACCCCGAGCGACGAGACCCTGACGCCTGCGTTTTTCAAGCCCCTTGAAGACTCCGGGGCCACCCTGACCCAAGACGAAATGGATTTTATGCTCAATGACTACCAGAAACTTCGAAACTGGAATTAA
- a CDS encoding cache domain-containing protein, with amino-acid sequence MPLIKEDNIGIISFISSTILIVLLTSILGGIFLRDQHRHFQEDLQKVGTNFFHMQKERLRSEVKMQIRSINAWHENARQRLRSTIKARTNEAYAVAENLYEQNKEKRPEEVQALIREALRPIRFNGGRGYFFIRDTQGPFVLYPPNTKIEGPHAKLLPHQDRKELSQKINALILTKGEGFIEYQWPKPGGNEHELFEKMTFVKHFKPFGWSIGTGEYLFNFESLVQKSIIDTLNSILPSDTAPEYIFIYKLHDMNGGNAFATMLVNPNRPDLIGKKVSDNYTDTHGKMFRREMLKGIRDSGEAFVSYWYKKPGYEEPGSKLSYFKYYPQWQWIVAKGISLDDMNKRINKMQKNLNQERRNTIRNFIYFIVISSVSFLILGYIFSKGIHRLFWGYKAIMEDQQDELKRVNAELKSQSITDPLTSLYNKGYFNDHLDIEIARSLRHGSALSLIVFDIDKFKIINDSYGHLVGDDVLKALADLCQINIRASDIFARWGGEEFVVLSPESDKENTIVFAEKLRRLIEGYSFLIPLQVTCSFGVTEYKEGDSADSIIHRADQALYTAKQEGRNKVVFL; translated from the coding sequence ATGCCTTTAATCAAAGAGGACAATATAGGTATAATCAGCTTTATCAGTTCGACAATCCTTATTGTTCTGCTGACATCTATTCTCGGGGGCATTTTTCTTCGTGATCAGCACCGTCATTTTCAGGAGGATCTGCAAAAGGTTGGAACCAATTTTTTCCATATGCAAAAAGAACGGCTGCGGTCAGAGGTCAAAATGCAGATTAGAAGCATTAATGCGTGGCACGAAAATGCCAGACAAAGATTGAGGTCCACCATTAAGGCCCGCACGAATGAGGCCTATGCCGTTGCAGAGAACCTTTACGAACAGAACAAAGAGAAACGACCCGAGGAAGTACAGGCGCTCATCAGGGAAGCGCTCAGACCTATCAGGTTTAATGGCGGCCGTGGCTATTTTTTTATCAGAGACACCCAGGGTCCTTTTGTCCTTTACCCGCCGAATACTAAAATTGAAGGGCCGCATGCCAAGTTGTTACCCCACCAGGACAGGAAAGAATTGTCCCAAAAAATTAATGCGCTGATTCTTACAAAAGGCGAGGGGTTTATCGAATATCAATGGCCCAAACCCGGGGGCAATGAACATGAACTTTTTGAAAAAATGACCTTTGTAAAACATTTTAAGCCGTTTGGGTGGAGCATTGGTACCGGCGAATATCTTTTTAATTTTGAATCATTAGTACAAAAATCCATCATCGACACACTTAACAGCATTCTTCCATCCGATACCGCCCCTGAGTACATTTTTATTTACAAGCTTCATGACATGAATGGCGGCAATGCATTTGCAACAATGCTGGTTAACCCCAATCGCCCCGATCTTATTGGCAAGAAAGTTTCTGATAACTATACGGACACACATGGCAAAATGTTCCGAAGAGAGATGCTTAAAGGTATCCGTGACTCAGGAGAGGCGTTTGTCTCTTACTGGTATAAAAAGCCGGGGTATGAGGAACCGGGCTCGAAATTGAGCTATTTTAAATATTATCCCCAATGGCAATGGATTGTGGCAAAAGGCATTTCCCTTGATGATATGAATAAACGCATCAACAAAATGCAAAAAAATCTTAATCAGGAGAGAAGAAATACGATTCGTAATTTTATATATTTTATTGTTATATCTTCAGTAAGTTTTCTGATTTTGGGTTACATTTTTTCCAAGGGCATCCACAGACTCTTTTGGGGGTACAAAGCGATAATGGAAGACCAGCAGGACGAATTGAAGCGTGTTAATGCCGAATTAAAGAGTCAATCCATTACCGATCCGTTGACATCGTTGTACAACAAAGGATATTTCAACGACCATCTTGACATCGAGATTGCCCGTTCCTTACGCCATGGTTCTGCGCTCTCCCTTATTGTGTTTGATATTGATAAATTCAAAATAATTAATGATAGTTACGGCCATCTTGTCGGAGATGATGTCCTTAAAGCGTTGGCCGATCTGTGTCAAATAAATATTCGGGCGTCGGACATCTTTGCCCGTTGGGGCGGCGAGGAGTTCGTGGTTCTTTCGCCTGAAAGCGACAAAGAAAACACGATTGTTTTTGCAGAGAAATTGCGAAGATTGATAGAAGGATATTCTTTTTTGATCCCATTGCAAGTGACCTGTAGTTTCGGCGTCACGGAATATAAAGAAGGCGACAGTGCTGATTCTATCATACATAGAGCAGACCAGGCACTTTATACGGCAAAGCAAGAAGGCAGAAACAAGGTCGTTTTTTTGTAA
- a CDS encoding CDP-archaeol synthase yields the protein MEGKWNAPVDRRMKWRDGRPFLGNHKTIRGVVGGILAGGAGALILNLPLPIGLWTGVLSMAGDLLNSFIKRRLGKTEGQEFLVMDQFLEGALPLVALVLSARISLVGGILLLLIFVVTAHAGAKFLNQVLRAEPFAGYTRRLRSRTRFREWRGCQTIEYPFHPVINLERTLYYHAFMKTVFKGLGLYERGKHNALDIHCRELAFVFPDLPPVFDQYTILFISDLHLDCMAGITEKAKDIVSELSPDLCILGGDYRTEVWGSYAMALDNIENLLTDIRPKDGIFAVLGNHDCLEMVTPLRKKGVQFLVNDNAAIERSGERIWIAGVDDPFYFEGHDLDQAFNGIPENGFSILAAHTPAIFKAAAGFGPNLYLCGHTHAGQVQIPGIGPVITHAKVPRKMVHGQWQFGAMKGYTSSGLGTSGIPVRFGCRGEVTLISLKRS from the coding sequence TTGGAAGGAAAATGGAATGCCCCGGTTGACAGAAGGATGAAATGGCGTGATGGTCGGCCTTTTCTTGGCAACCACAAAACCATCCGGGGTGTGGTCGGGGGGATTTTAGCCGGCGGTGCCGGCGCTCTGATCCTAAACCTGCCCCTGCCGATTGGACTGTGGACCGGGGTGCTTAGTATGGCCGGGGATCTTTTGAACAGCTTTATTAAGCGTCGTCTGGGCAAAACAGAGGGGCAGGAATTCCTTGTCATGGATCAATTCCTGGAAGGGGCATTGCCTTTGGTCGCCTTGGTCTTGTCGGCCCGGATATCCCTGGTTGGCGGCATACTTCTTCTTTTGATTTTTGTTGTAACGGCCCATGCAGGGGCCAAGTTTTTGAACCAGGTGCTTAGAGCCGAACCCTTTGCCGGATACACCCGCCGACTGAGGTCCAGGACCCGGTTCAGGGAATGGCGTGGGTGTCAGACCATCGAGTATCCCTTTCATCCCGTCATTAACCTCGAGCGGACCCTGTATTACCACGCCTTTATGAAAACGGTGTTTAAAGGGTTGGGGCTTTATGAACGCGGAAAGCACAATGCCTTGGATATCCATTGCCGGGAACTTGCGTTTGTTTTCCCCGATCTTCCCCCTGTCTTTGATCAATATACGATTTTATTCATATCCGACCTTCATCTGGACTGTATGGCGGGGATTACTGAAAAGGCAAAGGATATTGTATCTGAATTGAGTCCGGATCTCTGTATCCTTGGCGGGGATTACCGGACCGAAGTTTGGGGGTCTTATGCCATGGCTTTAGATAATATTGAAAATCTTCTTACCGATATCCGTCCCAAAGACGGCATTTTTGCGGTCCTGGGCAATCATGACTGTCTGGAAATGGTCACCCCGCTTCGCAAAAAAGGGGTGCAGTTTTTGGTGAATGACAATGCTGCCATTGAGAGGTCCGGAGAACGGATCTGGATCGCAGGGGTGGATGATCCGTTCTATTTTGAAGGCCATGACCTTGATCAAGCCTTTAACGGCATTCCGGAAAACGGGTTTTCCATTTTAGCTGCCCATACCCCGGCAATTTTTAAGGCTGCGGCAGGTTTTGGACCCAATCTCTACCTTTGCGGCCACACCCATGCCGGACAGGTACAGATTCCAGGAATCGGACCGGTGATCACCCATGCTAAGGTTCCCCGGAAAATGGTCCATGGCCAATGGCAATTCGGGGCCATGAAAGGGTATACTAGTTCTGGATTAGGCACCTCCGGGATTCCGGTCCGGTTCGGTTGCCGGGGAGAGGTGACGCTGATTAGTCTGAAAAGATCCTAA
- a CDS encoding ORF6N domain-containing protein: protein MTGIELVATEQITEKIYLLRGTKVMLDRDLASLYRVETKYLKQSVRRNMNRFPDDFMFELSKEEFEDLKSQISKSDKRSLRYSPMVFTEQGVAMLSSILRSDRAIQVNIQIMRTFTKMRNMIAENEALRKTVEALKQQTEEGF from the coding sequence GTGACTGGAATAGAACTTGTTGCCACAGAACAAATCACAGAAAAAATTTATCTTCTCCGGGGCACCAAAGTTATGTTGGACAGAGATCTTGCATCCCTTTACAGAGTTGAAACAAAATATTTAAAACAGTCCGTCAGAAGAAATATGAACCGTTTCCCCGATGATTTCATGTTTGAATTGTCAAAAGAGGAATTTGAAGATTTAAAATCACAAATCTCAAAGTCCGATAAAAGGAGTCTAAGATATTCACCCATGGTCTTCACGGAACAAGGCGTTGCCATGCTTTCCAGTATATTGCGAAGTGACCGGGCCATTCAAGTAAACATCCAGATCATGCGAACCTTCACCAAAATGCGCAACATGATCGCCGAAAACGAAGCATTACGCAAAACCGTAGAGGCATTAAAGCAGCAGACAGAAGAAGGGTTTTAA
- a CDS encoding hydrogenase-4 component G, translating to MDFTLFQSRNRVTGNNSGSNVSMEAEIIQFSLEVRTGTRQNFGTQDALARFNQLDPALKSSLTYNGKPIAELSPEQAGELVSEDGYFGVNQTSQRIADFVIMGAGDDMERLKAGREGVLQGFEEAEKAWGSKLPDISYETLARTLETIDEKIRENGGSVVDVSV from the coding sequence ATGGATTTTACATTATTTCAGTCACGCAACAGGGTCACAGGAAATAATTCGGGTTCAAACGTATCAATGGAGGCTGAGATTATACAATTCAGTCTGGAAGTCAGAACAGGTACCCGGCAAAATTTTGGTACCCAGGATGCCCTTGCTCGGTTTAACCAGCTTGATCCGGCGCTCAAATCATCTTTGACCTATAACGGTAAACCCATTGCCGAATTATCCCCGGAGCAGGCCGGCGAACTTGTCAGTGAAGATGGATATTTCGGCGTGAATCAGACATCCCAGCGCATCGCTGATTTTGTCATCATGGGGGCCGGCGATGATATGGAACGGTTGAAAGCCGGACGGGAAGGGGTCCTTCAAGGGTTTGAAGAGGCGGAAAAAGCCTGGGGAAGCAAATTGCCGGACATTTCATATGAAACCCTGGCAAGAACCCTGGAAACCATTGACGAAAAAATCCGGGAGAATGGCGGCTCAGTTGTAGACGTGAGTGTTTAA
- the aguB gene encoding N-carbamoylputrescine amidase gives MEKVNVAVTQMTCSNTYETNAQKAETIVRDAAAQGANIILLQELFSGPYFCKVQDFSYFSLAQNAEDSDLIKRFSRLAKDLGVVLPISFFERAGQAYFNSVAMIDADGAVLGIYRKTHIPQGPGYEEKFYFSPGDTGFKVWRTRFGKVGVGICWDQWFPETARSMALMGADILMYPTAIGSEPKMPGYDSQPHWQRTMQGHSAANVMPVCASNRIGTENDQDVKITFYGTSFITGNTGEILAQCDRETQDIKIVSFDFKEIENMRAGWGLFRDRRPAEYGTIRTMDGGPGLK, from the coding sequence ATGGAAAAAGTCAACGTCGCAGTCACCCAGATGACCTGCAGCAACACTTATGAAACCAATGCTCAAAAGGCGGAAACGATTGTACGGGATGCGGCTGCCCAAGGCGCCAACATCATCCTGCTCCAGGAGCTGTTTTCGGGCCCCTATTTTTGCAAGGTGCAGGATTTCAGCTATTTTTCCCTGGCCCAGAACGCAGAAGACAGTGACCTGATCAAACGGTTCAGCCGTTTGGCCAAGGATCTTGGCGTGGTGCTGCCCATCAGCTTTTTTGAACGGGCCGGCCAGGCCTATTTCAACAGTGTGGCCATGATTGATGCCGACGGCGCTGTCCTGGGGATCTATCGCAAAACTCACATTCCCCAGGGGCCGGGCTATGAAGAGAAATTTTATTTCAGCCCGGGCGATACAGGCTTCAAGGTGTGGCGCACCCGGTTCGGCAAGGTAGGGGTCGGCATCTGCTGGGACCAGTGGTTTCCGGAAACGGCCCGCAGCATGGCACTGATGGGGGCGGATATTTTGATGTACCCCACGGCCATCGGGTCTGAACCCAAAATGCCCGGATATGATTCCCAGCCCCACTGGCAACGAACCATGCAGGGCCATTCAGCGGCCAATGTGATGCCGGTGTGTGCATCCAACAGAATCGGCACTGAAAACGACCAGGATGTTAAAATCACCTTTTACGGCACCTCGTTTATCACCGGCAACACCGGAGAGATACTTGCCCAGTGTGACCGTGAAACCCAAGATATTAAAATCGTCTCGTTTGATTTTAAGGAAATTGAAAACATGCGGGCGGGCTGGGGCCTGTTCCGGGACCGGCGTCCGGCAGAGTATGGAACAATACGCACCATGGACGGTGGCCCGGGTTTGAAATGA
- a CDS encoding agmatine deiminase family protein has translation MTQLIQIQGDHPLAGPPANGFFSIPVRTPQSDGLTMPAEWEQHDACWMAWPCSEECFKGVLAEAKQTYAKVARAIADFEPVYMLVNPAQRDEAQNLLGNCVTLVDATCFDSWARDSAPTFVRDKKGNVAGIDWVFTGWGHYPITGPCDEAMAIDVLRTLSMRRYTAPFILEGGSIHVDGQGTLITTEQCLLDPKRNVGFTKADFEALFKTYLGIDKVLWLANGLDGDETTGHVDILATFARPGQMLLHKCIDPDDPNFAVTRDAEQRLAGAVDAPGNTLEIIDIPQPAIQKWNGERMDLSYINFYMPNGAIIMSAFNDPADDQAKEMMQAIFPDRTVIQIPSLPLFAGGGGIHCITQQQPSGTALPPF, from the coding sequence ATGACACAACTTATACAGATCCAGGGGGACCACCCCCTGGCAGGCCCCCCGGCAAACGGTTTTTTCTCTATTCCGGTGCGCACCCCCCAAAGTGACGGCCTGACCATGCCGGCTGAATGGGAACAGCATGATGCCTGCTGGATGGCTTGGCCCTGCTCTGAAGAATGTTTCAAGGGGGTGCTGGCCGAGGCCAAGCAAACATATGCAAAGGTGGCCCGGGCCATTGCCGATTTTGAGCCCGTCTACATGCTGGTCAACCCGGCACAGCGGGATGAGGCGCAAAACCTTCTTGGCAACTGCGTTACCCTGGTCGATGCCACATGCTTTGACTCCTGGGCCAGGGACAGTGCACCGACCTTTGTACGGGATAAAAAAGGAAACGTCGCCGGGATCGACTGGGTCTTTACCGGATGGGGACACTATCCCATCACCGGCCCCTGCGATGAGGCCATGGCCATTGACGTATTGCGCACCTTGTCCATGCGCCGGTACACCGCCCCCTTTATCCTGGAAGGCGGTTCCATCCATGTGGACGGTCAGGGCACCCTGATCACTACCGAGCAGTGTCTGCTGGACCCCAAGCGCAACGTGGGATTTACAAAAGCCGACTTTGAAGCCCTTTTTAAGACCTATCTAGGCATTGATAAGGTGTTGTGGCTGGCCAATGGTCTTGACGGGGATGAGACCACAGGCCATGTGGATATCCTGGCTACATTTGCACGTCCGGGGCAGATGCTGCTACATAAATGCATTGATCCGGATGACCCCAACTTTGCTGTGACCCGGGATGCCGAACAAAGGCTTGCAGGCGCTGTTGACGCCCCAGGCAATACCTTGGAAATCATAGATATTCCCCAACCTGCGATTCAAAAATGGAACGGAGAACGCATGGATCTCTCATATATTAATTTTTATATGCCCAATGGCGCCATTATCATGTCCGCATTTAATGACCCGGCAGATGACCAGGCAAAAGAGATGATGCAGGCCATTTTCCCGGACCGCACTGTTATCCAGATACCGAGCCTGCCGCTTTTTGCCGGCGGCGGCGGGATACACTGTATCACCCAGCAGCAGCCCTCGGGCACTGCTCTGCCACCGTTTTAA
- a CDS encoding substrate-binding domain-containing protein, whose product MIKKITCSIVFLFIVMPSLLWAADTPCKLVIYCGITMVKPMVEISKDFEKKTGCTVQFVKGGSGKLMDLLLKNKNGDLFLPGSDSYVKKIEADHPGLVVEKSEVGYNQAAIFVKKGNPKGISSDLSALTNEQFKVIIGSAERGSIGKETKKILINYGNFDQVKARATITLHSQSLVNAIKADKADVSINWYAVSTWQENEKFVDGLRIDETFAKKKKLVLAVLKDSKNLAQAKAFLAAAASEKGHSIFKKFGLAD is encoded by the coding sequence ATGATTAAAAAAATCACCTGTTCAATCGTGTTTCTTTTTATCGTTATGCCGTCTCTTTTATGGGCCGCAGACACCCCCTGCAAACTGGTCATTTACTGCGGCATCACCATGGTCAAACCCATGGTTGAAATTTCAAAAGATTTTGAAAAAAAAACAGGGTGCACCGTGCAATTTGTCAAAGGGGGCTCCGGCAAATTGATGGATCTGCTTTTAAAAAATAAAAACGGCGACCTTTTCTTACCGGGCTCCGACTCCTATGTCAAAAAAATTGAGGCCGATCATCCGGGCCTGGTCGTTGAAAAATCGGAAGTTGGATATAACCAGGCCGCTATTTTTGTAAAAAAGGGGAATCCCAAAGGTATTTCGTCAGATCTTTCGGCACTGACAAATGAACAATTTAAAGTAATCATCGGGTCTGCTGAAAGGGGAAGTATCGGCAAAGAAACCAAAAAAATCCTCATAAATTATGGTAATTTTGACCAGGTTAAAGCCCGGGCCACAATCACGCTTCATTCACAAAGTCTGGTAAATGCGATTAAAGCGGATAAAGCCGATGTAAGTATTAACTGGTATGCGGTCTCAACCTGGCAGGAAAATGAAAAATTTGTGGACGGGCTGCGAATCGATGAGACCTTTGCCAAAAAGAAAAAACTGGTTCTGGCTGTTTTAAAAGATTCAAAGAATTTGGCGCAGGCAAAGGCGTTTCTGGCAGCTGCCGCATCTGAAAAAGGCCACAGCATATTTAAAAAATTTGGTCTGGCGGATTAA
- a CDS encoding methyl-accepting chemotaxis protein: MGIRAKLNYNLLILLFIAFLGLLIMVNYEVKQKDAHLTTAIIQNVIKEDERLIASLSKNFQDIQQKLNHATETTQNIVTSLYISSYGTLTKSIANQIFPLLINFEIEKAKKNIETLLAENPAISWIEFVTSENPSDDEIFSRGNHLSGNMQKEFSHTIKDDFNYLTVTLQVNLESMEAISRIEEMFSEIISKNNEVVTGITSQQKNSIDEINRSSSSLSLKAQKIMNVKLIAIMSFTFIIVAGLVFFIAGSIVKPILRSVQFAEQIAKGNFSETIKSDRKDELGILTRSLNEMVSSLSKIFNELKENAMLLSSSSKNLSEVSDNLSSVSKKTDTNAKSVYDAAQTMNANIDDVKKATQLAATNIDVIVNSTDEMNTIIATSVKASEGMKEISSHAFGCGQTVLQTTNTLGESAKSITQITETITDISESTNLLALNATIESARAGEAGKGFAVVANEIKDLAQKTTEATMEIKQHVQGIQNSTKQVLEEISEITQLIDNVDKRAESMVESLGVQSGKTNEISDNISSVLVGIKEITDRITENTVFSTRITEQSGMLTQGSAVTSRESLNVKGKSDELNEIASKLFHTVEQFQL; the protein is encoded by the coding sequence ATGGGAATTCGCGCAAAACTCAATTATAATTTGTTAATTCTTCTGTTCATAGCTTTTTTAGGCCTTCTGATAATGGTGAATTACGAAGTTAAGCAAAAAGACGCCCACCTGACCACTGCCATTATCCAAAACGTTATCAAAGAGGACGAGCGGTTGATTGCATCCCTTTCCAAAAATTTTCAGGATATACAGCAAAAACTCAACCACGCAACTGAAACAACCCAGAATATCGTTACAAGCCTCTATATTTCATCGTATGGAACCCTGACCAAATCAATCGCCAACCAGATTTTTCCGCTTTTAATCAATTTTGAAATAGAAAAAGCGAAAAAGAATATTGAAACCCTGCTCGCGGAGAACCCTGCGATTTCATGGATAGAATTTGTCACATCTGAAAATCCGTCTGACGATGAAATATTTTCCCGGGGAAACCACCTCTCCGGAAACATGCAAAAAGAATTTTCGCACACCATCAAGGACGATTTTAATTATTTGACTGTTACCCTTCAGGTAAACCTTGAAAGTATGGAAGCAATTTCCAGAATAGAGGAGATGTTTTCCGAAATCATTTCAAAAAACAATGAAGTGGTCACGGGTATAACTTCACAACAAAAGAACTCGATTGACGAGATAAATCGATCATCGTCATCCCTTTCTTTAAAGGCCCAAAAAATAATGAATGTCAAATTGATTGCCATCATGTCTTTTACATTCATCATTGTGGCAGGCCTTGTATTTTTCATCGCCGGTTCCATTGTCAAACCCATTCTGCGCAGTGTTCAATTCGCCGAACAAATTGCAAAGGGGAATTTTTCTGAAACGATTAAAAGTGACAGGAAAGATGAACTGGGCATACTGACACGGTCGTTGAATGAAATGGTCTCAAGTTTAAGCAAAATTTTCAATGAACTAAAAGAAAATGCCATGCTGTTATCCAGTTCTTCAAAAAATTTATCAGAAGTATCCGATAACCTGTCCTCGGTTTCAAAAAAGACCGACACCAACGCGAAAAGCGTTTACGATGCGGCCCAAACCATGAATGCCAACATTGATGATGTTAAAAAAGCGACACAACTGGCAGCCACGAATATTGACGTTATCGTCAATTCCACCGATGAAATGAACACGATCATTGCCACCTCGGTTAAAGCGTCGGAAGGTATGAAAGAAATCAGTTCCCATGCATTCGGATGCGGGCAAACCGTTTTACAGACAACAAATACCCTTGGAGAAAGCGCAAAGAGCATCACCCAAATAACGGAAACCATTACCGACATTTCCGAGAGCACAAATCTGCTTGCACTCAATGCCACCATTGAATCGGCCAGAGCCGGTGAGGCGGGCAAAGGGTTTGCCGTGGTTGCCAATGAGATCAAAGATCTGGCCCAGAAAACCACCGAAGCGACCATGGAGATTAAACAACATGTACAAGGTATTCAAAACTCCACGAAACAGGTTCTGGAAGAGATCTCTGAAATCACCCAGTTGATTGACAATGTAGATAAACGTGCAGAGAGCATGGTTGAGTCACTGGGGGTGCAATCGGGCAAAACAAACGAAATTTCCGATAATATTTCATCGGTATTGGTGGGCATCAAAGAGATAACGGATCGCATAACGGAAAATACCGTTTTTTCAACCAGAATCACCGAGCAAAGCGGGATGCTGACCCAGGGATCGGCCGTAACCTCCCGGGAGAGCCTCAATGTGAAAGGCAAAAGTGATGAATTAAATGAGATCGCATCAAAACTGTTTCATACCGTAGAACAGTTTCAACTATAA